A genomic region of Streptomyces rimosus contains the following coding sequences:
- a CDS encoding efflux RND transporter permease subunit — MSWLSRLSLVQRGLIALMSIVAIAFGAIAIPQLKQQLLPTIELPMVSVLAPYQGASPDVVEKQVIEPLEDGIQAVDGIKGVTSTASEGSAVIMARFDYGNDSKRLVADVQQAVNRARAKLPKDVDPQVVAGSTDDIPAVVLAVSAAGKDQQALADQLDRSVVPDLKNIDGVGQVTVNGVQDRVVAVTPDDAKLARAGLTAAALGQALEANGASVPAGSFSEKGRSNTVQVGSGFTSAQQIRDLTVTPAAGPGGAGGAAAGKSVRLGDIATVKEESATPTSITRTNGKPSLAVMVTMGQDGSAVDISEAVKDKLPKIRTALGKGAEVTVVSDQGPAVSKSIESLTTEGLLGLVMAVIVILVFLLSLRSTLVTAVSIPLSVVITLIVLWTGDLSLNMLTLGALTIAIGRVVDDSIVVLENIKRHLGYGEERQQAILTAVREVAGAITSSTLTTVAVFLPIGVVGGMVGALFGSFSITVTVALLASLLVSLTVVPVLSYWFLRAPQIPEGTDPEELRRAAEAKESGSPLQRLYVPVLRFATRRRITSVVIAVVVLLATFGMAPLLKTNFFDQGDQDTLSVKQELTPGTSLAASDAQAERVEKVLAGMDEIADYQVTVGSSGFMAAFGGGSGANQASYQVKLKDAADSGKVTDKLRAELGKLGKDIGETTVSAGGGGFGNQDLSVVVKAADADVLKKASEQVRATVAGLDHVTDVQSDLSRSVPRISVQANAKAAEAGYSQAALGQVVAQAVRGTTSGKAMIDNAERDIVIKSAHPVTSEAALRDLAVPTPAGPAKLGDLATIRTVAGPVRSTRIDGARSATITAKPTGDNTGAVTAQLQSKIKALDLPEGDTAEIGGVSADQSDAFSSLGLAMLAAIAIVFMLLVGTFRSLVQPLILLVSIPFAATGAIGLLVATGTPMGVPAMIGMLMLIGIVVTNAIVLIDLINQYRAQGYGIVEAVIEGGRHRLRPILMTALATIMALLPMALSVTGDGGFISQPLAVVVIGGLITSTLLTLLLVPTLYAMIELRKERRAAKRMARRAEDSDKSEPRTPEPAGV, encoded by the coding sequence ATGTCCTGGCTGTCCCGACTCAGCCTCGTACAACGGGGCCTGATAGCGCTGATGTCGATCGTCGCGATCGCCTTCGGCGCCATCGCGATCCCCCAGCTCAAGCAGCAGCTCCTGCCCACCATCGAACTGCCCATGGTGTCCGTGCTGGCGCCCTACCAGGGTGCCTCGCCCGACGTCGTCGAGAAGCAGGTGATCGAACCGCTGGAGGACGGAATCCAGGCGGTCGACGGCATCAAGGGCGTCACCTCGACGGCGAGCGAGGGCTCGGCCGTCATCATGGCCCGGTTCGACTACGGCAACGACTCCAAGCGGCTGGTCGCCGATGTGCAGCAGGCCGTCAACCGGGCCCGCGCCAAGCTGCCGAAGGACGTGGACCCGCAGGTCGTGGCCGGTTCGACGGACGACATCCCGGCCGTCGTGCTCGCCGTGTCCGCGGCGGGCAAGGATCAGCAGGCGCTGGCCGACCAGCTCGACCGCAGCGTGGTGCCGGACCTGAAGAACATCGACGGCGTCGGCCAGGTCACCGTCAACGGCGTCCAGGACCGTGTCGTCGCCGTCACCCCCGACGACGCCAAGCTGGCGCGGGCCGGGCTGACGGCCGCGGCGCTCGGGCAGGCGCTGGAGGCGAACGGCGCGTCCGTACCGGCCGGTTCGTTCTCCGAGAAGGGCCGGAGCAACACCGTCCAGGTCGGTTCCGGCTTCACCTCCGCGCAGCAGATACGGGACCTGACGGTCACCCCGGCGGCAGGTCCCGGTGGGGCCGGGGGCGCTGCGGCCGGCAAGTCCGTGCGCCTCGGTGACATCGCCACCGTCAAGGAGGAGTCGGCCACCCCGACCTCCATCACGCGCACCAACGGCAAGCCCAGCCTGGCCGTCATGGTGACCATGGGCCAGGACGGCAGCGCCGTGGACATCTCGGAGGCGGTCAAGGACAAGCTGCCGAAGATCCGTACGGCGCTGGGCAAGGGCGCCGAGGTCACGGTCGTCTCCGACCAGGGCCCGGCGGTCTCGAAGTCCATCGAGTCGCTGACCACCGAGGGCCTGCTCGGCCTGGTCATGGCCGTGATCGTGATCCTGGTCTTCCTGCTCAGCCTGCGCTCGACGCTGGTCACCGCGGTCTCCATCCCGCTGTCCGTCGTCATCACGCTGATCGTGCTGTGGACCGGCGACCTGTCGCTGAACATGCTCACCCTCGGCGCGCTGACCATCGCCATCGGGCGTGTCGTGGACGACTCGATCGTCGTCCTGGAGAACATCAAACGGCACCTCGGCTACGGCGAGGAGCGGCAGCAGGCCATCCTCACCGCCGTCCGCGAGGTGGCCGGCGCGATCACCTCCTCCACCCTGACCACGGTGGCGGTCTTCCTGCCCATCGGCGTGGTCGGCGGCATGGTCGGCGCCCTCTTCGGCTCGTTCTCGATCACCGTCACGGTCGCCCTGCTCGCCTCGCTCCTCGTGTCCCTGACCGTCGTCCCGGTCCTCTCCTACTGGTTCCTGCGCGCGCCGCAGATCCCCGAGGGCACCGACCCCGAGGAACTGCGCCGGGCCGCCGAGGCCAAGGAGAGCGGCAGCCCGCTCCAGCGCCTGTACGTGCCCGTCCTGCGCTTCGCGACGCGCCGCCGCATCACCAGCGTCGTCATCGCGGTCGTCGTCCTCCTCGCCACCTTCGGCATGGCCCCGCTCCTGAAGACCAACTTCTTCGACCAGGGCGACCAGGACACCCTCAGCGTCAAGCAGGAGCTGACGCCGGGGACCAGCCTCGCCGCGTCCGACGCGCAGGCCGAGCGGGTGGAGAAGGTCCTCGCCGGGATGGACGAGATCGCCGACTACCAGGTCACCGTCGGCTCGTCCGGCTTCATGGCGGCCTTCGGCGGCGGCAGCGGCGCCAACCAGGCGTCGTACCAGGTCAAGCTGAAGGACGCGGCGGACTCCGGGAAGGTCACCGACAAGCTCCGCGCCGAACTCGGCAAGCTCGGCAAGGACATCGGTGAGACCACCGTCTCGGCCGGTGGCGGCGGCTTCGGCAACCAGGACCTGAGCGTGGTGGTCAAGGCCGCCGACGCGGACGTACTGAAGAAGGCGTCCGAGCAGGTACGGGCCACCGTCGCCGGCCTCGACCACGTCACCGACGTGCAGAGCGACCTCTCCCGCAGCGTGCCGCGGATCTCCGTGCAGGCCAACGCGAAGGCGGCGGAGGCCGGTTACAGCCAGGCCGCCCTCGGGCAGGTCGTCGCCCAGGCGGTGCGCGGCACCACCAGCGGCAAGGCCATGATCGACAACGCCGAGCGGGACATCGTCATCAAGTCCGCCCACCCGGTCACGTCCGAGGCCGCGCTGCGCGACCTGGCCGTACCGACCCCGGCGGGCCCCGCCAAGCTCGGCGACCTGGCCACCATCCGTACGGTCGCGGGCCCGGTCCGGAGCACCCGTATCGACGGCGCCCGGTCCGCCACGATCACCGCCAAGCCGACCGGTGACAACACCGGCGCGGTCACCGCCCAGCTCCAGTCGAAGATCAAGGCGCTGGACCTGCCGGAGGGCGACACCGCCGAGATCGGCGGTGTCTCCGCCGACCAGTCCGACGCGTTCTCCTCGCTCGGCCTGGCCATGCTGGCCGCCATCGCCATCGTCTTCATGCTGCTGGTCGGCACCTTCCGGTCCCTCGTCCAGCCGCTGATCCTCCTCGTCTCGATCCCCTTCGCGGCGACCGGCGCGATCGGCCTGCTGGTCGCGACCGGCACCCCGATGGGCGTCCCGGCGATGATCGGCATGCTGATGCTGATCGGCATCGTCGTCACCAACGCGATCGTGCTGATCGACCTGATCAACCAGTACCGCGCCCAGGGTTACGGCATCGTCGAAGCCGTCATCGAAGGCGGCCGCCACCGCCTCCGCCCCATCCTCATGACGGCCCTCGCCACGATCATGGCCCTCCTCCCGATGGCCCTGTCCGTCACCGGCGACGGCGGCTTCATCTCCCAGCCCCTGGCCGTGGTCGTCATCGGCGGCCTGATCACGTCCACGCTGCTGACGCTGCTGCTGGTACCGACGCTGTACGCGATGATCGAACTGCGGAAGGAACGGCGGGCGGCGAAGCGGATGGCCCGCCGGGCCGAGGATTCCGACAAGAGCGAGCCCCGCACGCCGGAGCCTGCGGGAGTCTGA
- a CDS encoding type II toxin-antitoxin system RelE family toxin → MTYEIIWDPAAVDAATRFLKDDADGLRLLMDAVDLLAAQPRPTGSAEYGSPDLRRIHVGRYRVLYEITEATITIVVIHIGRLG, encoded by the coding sequence TTGACATACGAGATCATCTGGGACCCGGCCGCCGTCGACGCGGCGACCCGGTTCCTCAAGGACGACGCCGACGGACTGCGCCTCCTGATGGACGCCGTCGACCTGCTCGCCGCTCAGCCGCGCCCGACGGGTAGCGCCGAGTACGGTTCACCTGACCTGCGGCGCATACACGTCGGCCGCTACCGGGTGCTGTACGAAATCACCGAGGCCACCATCACGATCGTGGTCATCCACATCGGCCGCCTCGGCTGA